In one Catenulispora sp. EB89 genomic region, the following are encoded:
- a CDS encoding Lrp/AsnC family transcriptional regulator, which yields MDLVDLLDRQLVHALCLDGRASFSRIAAVLGVSDQTIARRYRALRRDGTVRVVAGLSADRLGLTTWVLRLQCAPGSSTAIAKALAKRADTSWVRIASGGTEVLCSILTPDDDRDALLLERLPATKPIIAISAYCVVHTFTGNEDGWQPVATALSDEQIAALTSAALHRSGPESGSVPESEHGPESRPEPGPAEPTVFKATVLEPTVLDPADRVLVAELARDGRAPFTGLAAATGLDESSVRRRLAALLADGTLYLDLDVDNWALGFGFSALLWLSVEPARISTVGNALAQFPEVAFAGATTGPTDVLASVVTTTGTAFYQFLTDRVGALPGIREIQSAPVLRTLKRVGV from the coding sequence ATGGATCTTGTGGATCTCCTCGACCGCCAGCTCGTGCACGCCCTCTGCCTCGACGGCCGGGCGTCCTTCAGCCGCATCGCCGCGGTCCTCGGGGTCTCCGACCAGACGATCGCCCGCCGTTATCGGGCGCTCCGCCGAGACGGCACGGTCAGGGTCGTCGCCGGCCTGTCCGCCGACCGCCTCGGCCTGACCACCTGGGTGCTCCGGCTCCAGTGCGCGCCGGGTTCGTCGACCGCGATCGCCAAAGCCCTCGCCAAACGCGCCGACACCTCCTGGGTTCGCATCGCCTCCGGCGGGACCGAGGTGCTGTGCAGCATCCTGACTCCCGACGACGACCGGGACGCCCTGCTGCTCGAACGGCTTCCGGCCACCAAGCCGATCATCGCGATCAGCGCCTACTGCGTGGTGCACACCTTCACCGGCAACGAGGACGGCTGGCAGCCGGTGGCGACCGCGCTGAGCGACGAGCAGATCGCCGCGCTGACTTCCGCCGCGCTACACAGATCCGGACCTGAATCAGGGTCCGTACCTGAATCAGAGCACGGGCCTGAATCAAGGCCCGAACCCGGCCCCGCCGAGCCGACCGTCTTCAAAGCGACCGTCCTCGAACCGACCGTCCTCGACCCCGCCGACCGTGTCCTCGTCGCCGAGCTGGCCCGCGACGGCCGCGCGCCCTTCACCGGCCTGGCCGCCGCGACCGGCCTGGACGAGTCCAGCGTCCGCCGCCGTCTGGCCGCGCTGCTGGCCGACGGGACGCTGTATCTCGACCTCGACGTCGACAACTGGGCACTCGGCTTCGGATTCAGTGCTCTACTATGGCTGTCCGTAGAACCGGCCCGGATCTCAACGGTCGGTAACGCACTGGCCCAATTCCCCGAGGTGGCTTTCGCCGGCGCCACGACGGGTCCCACCGACGTGCTGGCGTCCGTCGTGACGACCACCGGCACCGCCTTCTACCAGTTCCTGACCGACCGCGTCGGCGCGTTGCCCGGCATCCGCGAGATCCAGAGCGCGCCGGTGTTGCGGACCCTGAAACGAGTAGGGGTCTGA